The Tamandua tetradactyla isolate mTamTet1 chromosome 18, mTamTet1.pri, whole genome shotgun sequence genome contains a region encoding:
- the LOC143662671 gene encoding U6 snRNA-associated Sm-like protein LSm8, translating into MTSALENYINRTVAVITSDGRVIVGTLKGFDQTINLILDESHERVFSSSQGVEQVVLGLYIVRGDNVAVIGEIDEETDSALDLGNI; encoded by the coding sequence ATGACATCCGCCCTGGAGAACTACATCAACCGAACTGTTGCTGTTATTACTTCTGATGGGAGAGTGATTGTGGGAACACTGAAAGGTTTTGACCAGACCATTAATTTAATTTTGGATGAAAGTCATGAACGAGTGTTCAGCTCTTCACAGGGAGTAGAACAAGTGGTACTAGGGTTATACATCGTAAGAGGTGACAATGTTGCAGTCATAGGAGAAATTGATGAAGAGACAGATTCTGCGCTTGATTTGGGGAATATATGA